A genomic region of Staphylococcus roterodami contains the following coding sequences:
- a CDS encoding TIGR01777 family oxidoreductase, producing the protein MKQYLITGGTGMVGSHLVDAIKKTDSHITLLTRHDQISNDSKISYVNWAKSSWENKVPQNIDVVINLAGATLNKRWTPEYKQTLMLSRIQSTQALFELFKSRNKGPKVLFNASATGYYPPDLFMSYTEVYKTLPFDFLSDIVYQWERFAKQFEQLGTRVVIGRFGIILSNDGGALQTMKLPYEYYVGGKLGNGRQWYSWIHIDDLIEAILFLINNDAAFGPFNLTAPIPERQNLFGYTLARAMHKPHETWAPTLAMRLILGQMSTVVLDTQKVLPNKIQALGFKFKYNNLKIALENLINE; encoded by the coding sequence ATGAAGCAATACTTAATTACTGGCGGAACTGGTATGGTGGGTTCTCACTTAGTTGATGCAATAAAGAAAACAGATTCTCATATTACACTTCTTACGCGACACGACCAAATCTCTAACGACTCCAAAATATCATATGTAAACTGGGCCAAGTCTAGTTGGGAAAATAAAGTGCCTCAAAATATTGATGTCGTTATAAATCTTGCAGGGGCAACTTTGAATAAACGATGGACGCCTGAATATAAACAAACTTTAATGTTAAGTCGAATTCAATCTACACAAGCACTATTCGAATTATTTAAATCACGAAACAAAGGACCTAAGGTATTATTTAATGCGAGTGCCACAGGTTACTATCCACCTGATTTATTTATGAGTTACACTGAAGTTTATAAAACGTTACCCTTTGATTTCTTATCCGATATTGTGTATCAATGGGAACGTTTTGCAAAACAATTTGAGCAACTAGGCACACGCGTTGTTATAGGACGCTTTGGCATCATATTGTCAAATGACGGTGGCGCTCTTCAAACTATGAAATTACCTTATGAATATTACGTAGGTGGTAAATTAGGCAATGGTAGACAATGGTATTCTTGGATTCATATTGATGATCTAATTGAAGCTATTTTATTTTTAATCAATAATGACGCAGCATTTGGACCTTTTAACTTAACTGCACCTATTCCTGAAAGACAGAATTTATTTGGCTATACATTGGCTAGAGCTATGCATAAACCTCATGAAACATGGGCACCTACTCTTGCAATGCGTTTAATTCTCGGCCAGATGTCAACGGTTGTTTTAGACACTCAAAAAGTCCTACCAAATAAAATACAAGCGTTAGGATTCAAATTTAAATATAATAATTTAAAAATAGCACTTGAAAATTTAATTAATGAATAG
- the clpP gene encoding ATP-dependent Clp endopeptidase proteolytic subunit ClpP — MNLIPTVIETTNRGERAYDIYSRLLKDRIIMLGSQIDDNVANSIVSQLLFLQAQDSEKDIYLYINSPGGSVTAGFAIYDTIQHIKPDVQTICIGMAASMGSFLLAAGAKGKRFALPNAEVMIHQPLGGAQGQATEIEIAANHILKTREKLNRILSERTGQSIEKIQKDTDRDNFLTAEEAKEYGLIDEVMIPETK; from the coding sequence ATGAATTTAATTCCTACAGTTATTGAAACAACAAATCGCGGTGAACGTGCATATGATATATACTCACGTTTATTAAAAGACCGTATCATTATGTTAGGTTCACAAATTGATGACAACGTAGCAAATTCAATCGTATCACAGTTATTATTTTTACAAGCACAAGATTCAGAGAAAGATATTTATTTATACATTAATTCACCGGGTGGAAGTGTAACAGCTGGTTTTGCAATTTATGATACAATCCAACACATTAAACCAGATGTACAAACAATTTGTATTGGTATGGCTGCATCTATGGGTTCATTCTTATTAGCAGCAGGTGCAAAAGGTAAACGTTTTGCATTACCAAATGCTGAAGTAATGATTCACCAACCATTAGGTGGAGCACAAGGGCAAGCAACTGAAATCGAAATTGCTGCAAATCATATTTTAAAAACACGTGAAAAATTAAACCGCATTTTATCAGAACGTACTGGTCAAAGTATTGAAAAAATTCAAAAAGACACAGATCGTGATAACTTCTTAACTGCAGAAGAAGCTAAAGAATATGGCTTAATTGATGAAGTTATGATACCAGAAACAAAATAA
- the eno gene encoding phosphopyruvate hydratase: MPIITDVYAREVLDSRGNPTVEVEVLTESGAFGRALVPSGASTGEHEAVELRDGDKSRYLGKGVTKAVENVNEIIAPEIIEGEFSVLDQVSIDKMMIALDGTPNKGKLGANAILGVSIAVARAAADLLGQPLYKYLGGFNGKQLPVPMMNIVNGGSHSDAPIAFQEFMILPVGAKTFKESLRWGTEIFHNLKSILSKRGLETAVGDEGGFAPKFEGTEDAVETIIQAIEAAGYKPGEEVFLGFDCASSEFYENGVYDYSKFEGEHGAKRTAAEQVDYLEQLVDKYPIITIEDGMDENDWDGWKQLTERIGDRVQLVGDDLFVTNTEILAKGIENGIGNSILIKVNQIGTLTETFDAIEMAQKAGYTAVVSHRSGETEDTTIADIAVATNAGQIKTGSLSRTDRIAKYNQLLRIEDELFETAKYDGIKSFYNLDK, encoded by the coding sequence ATGCCAATTATTACAGATGTTTACGCTCGCGAAGTCTTAGACTCTCGTGGTAACCCAACTGTTGAAGTAGAAGTATTAACTGAAAGTGGCGCATTTGGTCGTGCATTAGTACCATCAGGTGCTTCAACTGGTGAACATGAAGCCGTTGAATTACGTGACGGTGACAAATCACGTTACTTAGGTAAAGGTGTTACTAAAGCCGTTGAAAATGTTAATGAAATCATCGCACCAGAAATTATTGAAGGTGAATTTTCAGTATTAGATCAAGTATCTATCGATAAAATGATGATCGCATTAGACGGTACACCAAACAAAGGTAAATTAGGTGCTAACGCTATTTTAGGTGTTTCTATTGCAGTAGCACGTGCAGCAGCTGACTTATTAGGTCAACCACTTTACAAATATTTAGGTGGATTTAACGGTAAACAATTACCAGTACCAATGATGAATATTGTAAATGGTGGTTCACACTCTGATGCACCAATCGCTTTCCAAGAATTCATGATTTTACCTGTTGGTGCTAAAACGTTTAAAGAATCATTACGTTGGGGTACTGAAATTTTCCACAACTTAAAATCAATTTTAAGCAAACGTGGTTTAGAAACTGCAGTAGGTGACGAAGGTGGTTTCGCTCCTAAATTTGAAGGTACTGAAGATGCTGTTGAAACAATTATCCAAGCTATCGAAGCAGCTGGTTACAAACCAGGTGAAGAAGTATTCTTAGGATTTGACTGTGCTTCATCAGAATTCTACGAAAATGGTGTATATGACTACAGCAAGTTCGAAGGCGAACACGGTGCAAAACGTACTGCTGCAGAACAAGTTGACTACTTAGAACAATTAGTAGACAAATATCCTATCATTACAATTGAAGACGGTATGGACGAAAACGACTGGGATGGTTGGAAACAACTTACAGAACGTATCGGTGACCGTGTACAATTAGTAGGTGACGATTTATTCGTAACAAACACTGAAATTTTAGCTAAAGGTATTGAAAACGGAATTGGTAACTCAATCTTAATCAAAGTTAACCAAATCGGTACATTAACTGAAACATTCGATGCAATCGAAATGGCTCAAAAAGCTGGTTACACAGCAGTAGTTTCTCACCGTTCAGGTGAAACAGAAGATACAACAATTGCTGATATCGCTGTTGCTACAAACGCTGGTCAAATTAAAACTGGTTCATTATCACGTACTGATCGTATTGCTAAATACAATCAATTATTACGTATCGAAGATGAATTATTTGAAACTGCTAAATATGATGGTATCAAATCATTCTACAACTTAGATAAATAA
- a CDS encoding sugar-binding transcriptional regulator yields the protein MKDLLQVQQKLIPDLIDKMYKRFSILTTISKNQPVGRRSLSEHLDMTERVLRSETDMLKKQDLIKVKPTGMEITAEGEQLISQLKGYFDIYADDNRLSEGIKEKFQIKEVHVVPGDADNNQAVKTELGRQAGQLLEGILQEDAIVAVTGGSTMACVSEAIHLLPYNVFFVPARGGLGENVVFQANTIAASMAQQAGGYYTTMYVPDNVSETTYNTLLLEPSVINTLDKIKQANVIIHGIGDALKMAHRRQSPEKVIDQLQHHQAVGEAFGYYFDTQGQIVHKVKTIGLQLEDLESKDFIFAVAGGKSKGEAIKAYLTIAPKNTVLITDEAAAKIILE from the coding sequence GTGAAAGACTTATTGCAAGTACAGCAAAAGCTTATACCAGATCTTATAGATAAAATGTATAAACGTTTTTCTATTCTTACTACTATCTCGAAAAATCAGCCTGTCGGACGTCGAAGTTTAAGCGAACATTTGGATATGACTGAGCGTGTGCTGCGATCTGAAACTGATATGCTTAAGAAACAAGATTTGATAAAAGTAAAGCCTACTGGCATGGAAATTACAGCAGAAGGTGAACAGCTTATTTCACAATTGAAAGGTTACTTTGATATTTATGCAGATGATAATCGTTTATCTGAAGGTATTAAAGAGAAATTTCAAATTAAAGAAGTACATGTTGTTCCTGGAGATGCTGATAACAACCAAGCTGTTAAAACAGAATTAGGTAGGCAAGCTGGACAATTACTTGAAGGCATATTACAAGAAGATGCAATTGTTGCAGTAACAGGTGGATCTACAATGGCTTGTGTAAGTGAAGCAATACATTTATTACCATATAATGTGTTCTTTGTTCCAGCTAGAGGTGGATTAGGTGAAAATGTTGTTTTTCAAGCAAACACCATTGCAGCAAGTATGGCACAACAAGCTGGAGGTTATTATACGACGATGTATGTACCTGACAACGTCAGTGAAACAACATATAACACGTTGCTATTAGAGCCATCAGTCATAAACACTCTAGACAAAATTAAACAAGCAAACGTTATTATACACGGCATTGGTGATGCGCTGAAGATGGCGCATCGACGACAATCACCTGAAAAGGTCATTGATCAACTTCAACATCATCAAGCTGTCGGAGAGGCATTTGGTTATTATTTTGATACACAAGGTCAAATAGTTCATAAAGTTAAAACTATCGGACTTCAATTAGAAGACCTTGAATCAAAAGACTTTATTTTTGCAGTTGCAGGTGGCAAATCGAAAGGCGAAGCAATTAAAGCTTACTTAACAATTGCCCCAAAGAATACAGTGTTAATCACTGATGAAGCAGCAGCGAAAATAATACTTGAATAA
- a CDS encoding DUF4887 domain-containing protein, with amino-acid sequence MSNRNYDYNNSEDGNKKKMSTTAKVVSIVTVLLLLGGLVFAIFAFVDHSNKAKERMLNEQKQEQKEKRQKENAEKEKKKKEQEEREQNELDSQPNQYQQVPQQNQYQNVQPQQQAPTKQNPAKEEKDDDKESKDDSNDDKDKSTQDKADDNKNKTDDNKQQTQPKPQQPTTNPNKNNQSNQQSKPQSSTQQNNQSSANKQNNANDKQ; translated from the coding sequence ATGTCGAATCGAAATTACGACTACAATAATAGTGAAGATGGCAATAAGAAGAAAATGAGCACTACAGCAAAAGTAGTAAGTATCGTAACGGTATTATTATTACTTGGAGGTTTAGTATTTGCTATATTTGCATTTGTAGATCATTCAAATAAAGCAAAAGAACGTATGTTAAATGAACAAAAGCAAGAACAAAAAGAAAAGCGTCAAAAAGAAAATGCAGAAAAAGAGAAGAAGAAAAAAGAGCAAGAGGAAAGAGAACAAAATGAATTAGATTCACAACCAAATCAATATCAGCAAGTACCCCAACAAAATCAATATCAAAATGTGCAGCCTCAGCAGCAAGCGCCAACGAAACAAAACCCAGCTAAAGAAGAAAAAGACGACGATAAAGAATCAAAAGATGATTCTAATGATGATAAAGATAAATCAACTCAAGATAAAGCAGACGATAACAAAAATAAGACGGATGATAATAAACAACAAACACAACCAAAACCACAGCAACCAACAACAAATCCAAATAAAAACAATCAATCGAACCAACAATCCAAGCCACAATCATCAACACAACAAAATAATCAATCATCAGCAAATAAACAAAATAATGCTAATGACAAACAGTAA
- the tpiA gene encoding triose-phosphate isomerase has translation MRTPIIAGNWKMNKTVKEAKDFVNALPTLPDSKEVESVICAPAIQLDALTTAVKEGKAQGLEIGAQNTYFEDNGAFTGETSPVALADLGVKYVVIGHSERRELFHETDEEINKKAHAIFKHGMTPIICVGETDEERESGKANDVVGEQVKKAVAGLSEDQLKATVIAYEPIWAIGTGKSSTSEDANEMCAFVRQTIADLSSKEVSEATRIQYGGSVKPNNIKEYMAQTDIDGALVGGASLKVEDFVQLLEGAK, from the coding sequence ATGAGAACACCAATTATAGCTGGTAACTGGAAAATGAACAAAACTGTAAAAGAAGCTAAAGACTTCGTTAATGCATTGCCAACATTACCAGATTCAAAAGAAGTTGAATCAGTAATTTGTGCACCAGCAATTCAATTAGATGCATTAACTACTGCAGTTAAAGAAGGAAAAGCACAAGGTTTAGAAATCGGTGCTCAAAATACGTATTTCGAAGATAATGGTGCATTTACAGGAGAAACATCACCTGTTGCATTAGCTGATTTAGGCGTGAAGTACGTTGTTATCGGACATTCTGAACGTCGTGAATTATTCCATGAAACAGATGAAGAAATTAACAAAAAAGCGCATGCGATTTTCAAACATGGTATGACTCCAATTATTTGTGTTGGTGAAACAGACGAAGAACGTGAAAGTGGCAAAGCTAACGATGTTGTAGGTGAACAAGTTAAGAAAGCTGTTGCAGGTTTATCTGAAGATCAACTTAAAGCAACTGTTATTGCTTATGAGCCAATCTGGGCAATTGGAACTGGTAAATCATCAACATCTGAAGATGCAAATGAAATGTGTGCATTTGTACGTCAAACAATTGCTGACCTATCAAGCAAAGAAGTATCAGAAGCTACACGTATTCAATATGGTGGTAGTGTAAAACCTAACAACATTAAAGAATATATGGCACAAACTGATATCGATGGTGCATTAGTAGGTGGCGCGTCACTTAAAGTTGAAGATTTCGTACAATTGTTAGAAGGTGCAAAATAA
- the gpmI gene encoding 2,3-bisphosphoglycerate-independent phosphoglycerate mutase: MAKKPTALIILDGFANRESEHGNAVKLANKPNFDRYYNKYPTTQIEASGLDVGLPEGQMGNSEVGHMNIGAGRIVYQSLTRINKSIEDGDFFENDVLNNAIAHVKSHDSALHIFGLLSDGGVHSHYKHLFALLELAKKQGVEKVYVHAFLDGRDVDQKSALKYIEETEAKFKELGIGQFASVSGRYYAMDRDKRWEREEKAYNAIRNFDAPTFATAKEGVEASYNEGLTDEFVVPFIVEDQNNGVNDGDAVIFYNFRPDRAAQLSEIFANRAFEGFKVEQVKDLFYATFTKYNDNIDAAIVFEKVDLNNTIGEIAQNNNLTQLRIAETEKYPHVTYFMSGGRNEEFEGERRRLIDSPKVATYDLKPEMSAYEVKDALLEELNKGDLDLIILNFANPDMVGHSGMLEPTIKAIEAVDECLGEVVDKILEMDGYAIITADHGNSDQVLTDDDQPMTTHTTNPVPVIVTKEGVTLRETGRLGDLAPTLLDLLNVEQPEDMTGESLIKH, from the coding sequence ATGGCTAAGAAACCAACTGCGTTAATTATTTTAGATGGTTTTGCGAACCGCGAAAGCGAACATGGTAATGCGGTTAAATTAGCGAATAAACCTAATTTTGATCGTTATTACAATAAATATCCAACAACTCAAATCGAAGCGAGTGGCTTAGATGTTGGGCTTCCTGAAGGACAAATGGGTAACTCTGAAGTAGGTCATATGAATATCGGTGCAGGACGTATCGTTTATCAAAGTTTAACTCGAATCAATAAATCAATTGAAGACGGTGACTTCTTTGAAAATGATGTTTTAAATAATGCGATTGCACATGTGAAATCACATGACTCTGCACTTCATATTTTTGGTTTATTGTCTGACGGTGGAGTACACAGTCATTACAAACATTTATTCGCTTTGTTAGAACTTGCTAAAAAACAAGGTGTTGAAAAAGTTTACGTACACGCATTTTTAGATGGTCGTGACGTAGATCAAAAATCTGCCTTAAAATATATCGAAGAGACTGAAGCTAAATTCAAAGAATTAGGAATTGGTCAATTTGCATCTGTGTCTGGTCGTTATTACGCGATGGACCGTGACAAACGTTGGGAACGTGAAGAAAAAGCTTACAATGCAATTCGTAACTTTGACGCGCCAACATTTGCAACTGCAAAAGAAGGTGTAGAAGCAAGTTATAATGAAGGTTTAACAGACGAATTCGTAGTACCATTCATCGTTGAAGATCAAAATAACGGTGTTAATGATGGAGATGCAGTAATCTTCTATAATTTCCGTCCTGATAGAGCAGCTCAATTATCGGAAATTTTTGCTAACAGAGCATTTGAAGGTTTTAAAGTTGAACAAGTTAAAGACTTATTCTACGCAACGTTCACTAAGTATAACGACAATATCGATGCAGCAATTGTTTTCGAAAAAGTCGATTTAAATAATACAATTGGTGAAATTGCTCAAAATAATAATTTGACACAATTACGTATTGCTGAAACTGAAAAATATCCTCACGTAACATACTTTATGAGTGGTGGACGTAATGAGGAATTTGAAGGTGAACGTCGTCGTTTAATCGATTCACCTAAAGTTGCAACATATGACTTGAAACCAGAAATGAGTGCTTACGAAGTTAAAGATGCATTATTAGAAGAGTTAAACAAAGGTGACTTGGACTTAATTATTTTAAACTTTGCTAACCCAGATATGGTCGGTCATAGTGGTATGCTTGAACCTACAATCAAAGCGATTGAAGCGGTTGATGAATGTTTAGGTGAAGTAGTTGATAAGATCTTAGAAATGGACGGCTATGCAATCATAACTGCTGACCATGGTAACTCAGATCAAGTATTAACTGATGATGACCAACCAATGACTACGCATACGACAAATCCAGTACCAGTAATAGTAACAAAAGAAGGCGTTACATTACGTGAAACTGGACGTCTAGGTGACTTAGCACCAACATTATTAGATTTATTAAATGTTGAACAACCAGAAGATATGACTGGTGAATCATTAATTAAACACTAA
- a CDS encoding NAD-dependent malic enzyme: protein MKGIELLNNPFLNKGTAFTNEERKQLGLEGLLPANVRTLEEQTEQCYEQFKAKQTDFEKRLFLMAIFNRNRTLFYKLTSEHLVEFMPIIYDPVIAQSIEQYNENFSRPQDAAFLSVDRPNNIEQELKNVANGRDIRLIVVTDAEGILGIGDWGVDGVDIAIGKLMVYTAAAGINPSQVLPVSLDVGTNNEKLLNDELYLGNRHKRVDDETYYDFVDKFVSAVRKEYPNALLHWEDFGRGHAKNILDKYENVLPTFNDDIQGTGIVVLAGVLGALNITKKDFTKQKFLVYGGGTAGMGITNILKNEMIKQGATEAEAHQRFYIMDKQGLLFDDMNDLTDAQKDFAKNRDKFSNSVNWKDLHEVVEQVEPTVLIGTSTQAGAFTEDVVKAMLKYEERPMIFPLSNPTKLAEATAQDLLKWTNGKALIGTGIPYKDIDYNGVSYSIGQANNALMYPGLGLGLIASKATKVNQRILSEASHALGGMVNPEEPGAAVLPPVEKIHQCSHAIAKAVAQSVVDQGLNAEPINDIEEAIEKVIWEPKYQSYI from the coding sequence ATGAAAGGCATTGAATTATTAAATAATCCATTTTTAAACAAAGGAACTGCTTTTACTAATGAAGAAAGAAAACAATTAGGTTTAGAAGGTTTGCTTCCGGCTAATGTACGTACATTAGAAGAACAAACTGAACAATGCTATGAGCAATTTAAAGCAAAACAAACTGATTTTGAGAAACGATTGTTTTTAATGGCAATTTTCAATCGTAATCGTACATTGTTTTATAAACTAACATCTGAGCATTTAGTTGAATTTATGCCAATTATTTATGATCCTGTTATAGCACAATCAATTGAACAATATAATGAAAATTTCAGTAGACCTCAAGATGCAGCATTTTTATCAGTAGATCGACCAAACAATATTGAACAAGAATTAAAAAACGTGGCAAATGGTAGAGATATTCGTTTAATCGTTGTGACAGATGCTGAAGGTATTTTAGGTATCGGAGATTGGGGTGTTGATGGTGTAGACATCGCAATTGGAAAATTAATGGTCTATACCGCGGCAGCAGGGATTAATCCATCTCAAGTTTTGCCAGTTTCTTTAGATGTCGGTACAAATAACGAAAAATTACTAAATGATGAACTTTATTTAGGTAATCGTCATAAACGTGTAGACGATGAAACGTATTATGATTTTGTAGATAAATTTGTAAGTGCAGTACGTAAGGAATATCCAAATGCATTATTACATTGGGAAGATTTTGGAAGAGGTCATGCTAAAAATATATTAGATAAATATGAGAATGTGCTACCAACATTTAATGATGACATTCAAGGAACAGGAATTGTTGTATTAGCTGGTGTATTAGGTGCATTAAACATTACTAAGAAAGACTTTACGAAACAGAAGTTTTTAGTTTATGGTGGCGGCACAGCTGGTATGGGTATTACTAATATTTTAAAAAATGAAATGATTAAACAAGGTGCCACAGAAGCGGAAGCACATCAACGTTTCTATATTATGGATAAGCAAGGCTTATTATTTGATGATATGAATGACTTAACTGATGCACAAAAAGATTTCGCTAAAAATAGAGATAAATTTTCAAACTCAGTAAATTGGAAAGATTTACATGAAGTAGTCGAACAGGTTGAACCAACAGTATTAATCGGTACATCAACACAAGCAGGTGCGTTTACAGAAGACGTAGTTAAAGCAATGTTGAAATATGAGGAACGTCCAATGATTTTCCCTTTATCTAACCCAACAAAACTAGCAGAAGCAACGGCACAAGATTTGTTGAAATGGACAAACGGTAAAGCATTAATTGGAACAGGAATTCCTTATAAAGACATTGATTATAATGGGGTAAGTTATAGCATCGGTCAAGCTAATAATGCATTAATGTATCCTGGTTTGGGGTTAGGTCTTATTGCTTCTAAAGCGACAAAAGTAAATCAACGCATTCTTTCAGAAGCGAGTCATGCTCTTGGAGGAATGGTTAATCCAGAAGAACCTGGAGCTGCTGTATTGCCTCCAGTTGAAAAAATACATCAATGTTCTCATGCTATCGCAAAAGCTGTTGCTCAAAGTGTCGTTGATCAAGGATTAAATGCAGAACCAATCAATGATATTGAAGAGGCCATTGAAAAAGTAATTTGGGAACCAAAATATCAGTCATATATTTAA
- the gap gene encoding type I glyceraldehyde-3-phosphate dehydrogenase, whose translation MAVKVAINGFGRIGRLAFRRIQEVEGLEVVAVNDLTDDDMLAHLLKYDTMQGRFTGEVEVVDGGFRVNGKEVKSFSEPDASKLPWKDLNIDVVLECTGFYTDKDKAQAHIEAGAKKVLISAPATGDLKTIVFNTNHQELDGSETVVSGASCTTNSLAPVAKVLNDDFGLVEGLMTTIHAYTGDQNTQDAPHRKGDKRRARAAAENIIPNSTGAAKAIGKVIPEIDGKLDGGAQRVPVATGSLTELTVVLEKQDVTVDQVNEAMKNASNESFGYTEDEIVSSDVVGMTYGSLFDATQTRVMSVGDRQLVKVAAWYDNEMSYTAQLVRTLAYLAELSK comes from the coding sequence ATGGCAGTAAAAGTAGCAATTAATGGTTTTGGTAGAATTGGTCGTTTAGCATTCAGAAGAATTCAAGAAGTAGAAGGTCTTGAAGTTGTAGCAGTAAACGACTTAACAGATGACGATATGTTAGCGCATTTATTAAAATATGACACTATGCAAGGTCGTTTCACAGGTGAAGTTGAGGTAGTTGATGGTGGTTTCCGCGTAAATGGTAAAGAAGTTAAATCATTCAGTGAACCAGATGCAAGCAAATTACCTTGGAAAGACTTAAACATCGATGTAGTATTAGAATGTACTGGTTTCTACACTGATAAAGATAAAGCACAAGCTCATATCGAAGCAGGAGCTAAAAAAGTATTAATCTCAGCACCAGCTACTGGTGACTTAAAAACAATCGTATTCAACACTAACCACCAAGAGTTAGATGGTTCTGAAACAGTTGTTTCAGGTGCTTCATGTACTACAAACTCATTAGCACCAGTTGCTAAAGTTTTAAACGATGACTTTGGTTTAGTTGAAGGTTTAATGACTACAATCCACGCTTACACAGGTGATCAAAATACACAAGACGCACCTCACAGAAAAGGTGACAAACGTCGTGCTCGTGCAGCAGCAGAAAACATCATCCCTAACTCAACAGGTGCTGCAAAAGCTATCGGTAAAGTAATTCCAGAAATCGATGGTAAATTAGATGGTGGTGCACAACGTGTTCCTGTAGCTACAGGTTCATTAACTGAATTAACAGTAGTATTAGAAAAACAAGACGTAACAGTTGACCAAGTTAACGAAGCAATGAAAAACGCTTCTAACGAATCATTCGGTTACACTGAAGACGAAATCGTTTCTTCAGACGTAGTTGGTATGACTTACGGTTCATTATTCGATGCTACACAAACTCGTGTAATGTCAGTAGGCGACCGTCAATTAGTTAAAGTTGCAGCTTGGTATGATAACGAAATGTCATATACTGCACAATTAGTTCGTACATTAGCATACTTAGCTGAACTTTCTAAATAA
- a CDS encoding phosphoglycerate kinase has translation MAKKIVSDLDLKGKTVLVRADFNVPLKDGEITNDNRIVQALPTIQYIIEQGGKVVLFSHLGKVKEESDKAKLTLRPVAEDLSKKLDKEVVFVPETRGEKLESAIKDLKEGDVLLVENTRYEDLDGKKESKNDPELGKYWASLGDVFVNDAFGTAHREHASNVGISTHLETAAGFLMDKEIKFIGGVVNDPQKPVIAILGGAKVSDKINVIKNLVNIADKIIIGGGMAYTFLKAQGKEIGISLLEEDKIDFAKDLLEKHGDKIVLPVDTKVAKEFSNDAKITVVPSDSIPADQEGMDIGPNTVKLFADELEGAHTVVWNGPMGVFEFSNFAQGTIGVCKAIANLKDAITIIGGGDSAAAAISLGFENDFTHISTGGGASLEYLEGKELPGIKAINDK, from the coding sequence ATGGCTAAAAAAATTGTTTCTGATTTAGATCTTAAAGGCAAAACAGTCTTAGTACGTGCTGACTTTAACGTACCTTTAAAAGACGGTGAAATTACTAATGATAACCGTATTGTTCAAGCTTTACCTACAATTCAATATATTATTGAACAAGGTGGTAAAGTAGTTCTATTTTCACATTTAGGTAAAGTGAAAGAAGAAAGTGATAAAGCTAAATTAACTTTACGTCCAGTAGCTGAAGATTTATCAAAAAAATTAGATAAAGAAGTTGTTTTTGTACCTGAAACTCGTGGTGAAAAACTTGAATCAGCTATTAAAGATCTTAAAGAAGGCGATGTATTATTAGTTGAAAATACACGTTATGAAGATTTAGATGGCAAAAAAGAATCTAAAAATGATCCAGAACTAGGTAAGTACTGGGCTTCTTTAGGTGACGTTTTTGTAAATGATGCATTTGGTACTGCGCATCGTGAACATGCATCTAATGTAGGTATATCTACACACCTAGAAACTGCAGCTGGTTTCTTAATGGATAAAGAAATTAAATTTATCGGTGGTGTAGTTAACGATCCACAAAAACCTGTTATTGCAATTTTAGGTGGAGCAAAAGTATCAGACAAAATTAATGTCATCAAAAACTTAGTTAACATCGCTGATAAAATTATTATTGGTGGTGGCATGGCTTATACTTTCCTAAAAGCACAAGGTAAAGAAATTGGTATTTCATTATTAGAAGAAGATAAGATCGACTTCGCTAAAGATTTATTAGAAAAACATGGTGATAAAATTGTATTACCAGTAGACACTAAAGTTGCTAAAGAATTTTCTAATGATGCAAAAATCACTGTAGTACCATCTGATTCAATTCCTGCGGATCAAGAAGGAATGGATATTGGACCAAATACAGTTAAATTATTTGCTGATGAATTAGAAGGCGCACATACAGTTGTATGGAATGGACCAATGGGTGTATTTGAATTTAGTAATTTCGCTCAAGGTACAATTGGCGTATGTAAAGCAATTGCTAACCTTAAAGATGCTATTACAATCATCGGTGGCGGTGATTCAGCAGCAGCAGCGATTTCTTTAGGATTTGAAAATGACTTTACACATATTTCAACTGGTGGCGGTGCGTCATTAGAATACCTAGAAGGTAAAGAATTACCAGGTATTAAAGCAATTAACGATAAATAA